A region from the Populus trichocarpa isolate Nisqually-1 chromosome 18, P.trichocarpa_v4.1, whole genome shotgun sequence genome encodes:
- the LOC7459884 gene encoding uncharacterized protein LOC7459884 isoform X2, giving the protein MSLSRSQPSTTTTDTILPGPPSRNNFSSLDLSSSNLLAFPSGSSISIVDALSLQLISTFPLPPPPSSTSSPSLSPFITSVRFTPSPLNRNLLSTEPSSSHLLLAAADRHGRIALLDFRLKSIVLWLEPDPNPKSGIQDLCWILSRSDSYALAAISGPSSLYLYTTTGAASTATASNCCFFKYDASPEFLSCIRRDPFDSRHFCVIGLKGFLLSVKVLAESENDVILKEFKIPTDYSDLLRLEKDVTPSSGGVGGSLAPASAVFPLYSVKMAFSPQWRNILFVTFPRELVVFDLKYETVLFSAALPRGCGKFLDVLPDPNNELLYCAHLDGKLSIWRRKEGEQVHVMCAMEELMPSIGTSVPSPSVLAVAICQSESTLQHVAKICSDAPDSPSAEVDFDNPFDFCDDTVVHSTTHMISISDDGKVWNWLLTAEGTGDNHKDTVADSREIPLIGDNANAVVVTDGLGKEAGKQQELGNGNKNRLSSTLSQDLSFKISLVGQLQLLSSTVTMLAVPSPSLIATLARGGNYPAVAVPLVALGTQSGTIDVVDVSANAVAASFSVHNSTVRGLRWLGNSRLVSFSYNQVNEKNGGYNNRLVVTCLRSGLNRPFRVLQKPERAPIRALRTSSSGRYLLILFRDAPVEVWAMTKTPIMLRSLALPFTVLEWTLPTVPRPVQNGPSKQVLWSSKDQTPVAQDGASTAKEPASESTGSSDASQDDTAESFAFALVNGALGVFEVHGRRIRDFRPKWPSSSFVSSDGLITAMAYRLPHVVMGDRSGNIRWWDVTTGHSSSFNTHREGIRRIKFSPVVPGDRSRGLIAVLFYDNTFSIFDLDLPDPLANSLLQPLFPGTLVLELDWLPLRTNRNDPLVLCIAGADSSFRLVEVNVNDKKLGLQPRAIKEKFQPMPICSPILLPTPHALALRMILQLGVKPSWFNTCSTTIDKRPHLIPGTASFKGDLRNYIIDLPPVGDSVVPEMLLKVLDPYRREGCILDDETARLYAIVVKKGCAARFAFAAAIFGETSEALFWLQLPRALKHLMDKLVTKSTQKAPVSASTPELDDVTMLNRISSKGRSVIGTEKKDPLSEGQLRSMAFQKEELWESACERIPWHEKLEGEEAIQNRVHELVSIGNLEAAVSLLLSTSPESSYFYVNALRAVALSSAVSRSLHELAVKVVAANMVQTDRSLSGTHLLCAVGRYQEACSQLQDAGCWTDAATLAATHLSGSDYARVLLRWANHVLHAEHNIWRALILYVAAGALQDALAALRETQQPDTAAMFILACHEGHAQFISNLGNSDDESGSSIKDTLVGLPGLNPENEDVIAVGEYYGQYQRKLVHLCMDSQPFSD; this is encoded by the exons ATGTCCCTCTCTAGATCACAACCAAGCACCACCACAACTGATACAATCCTCCCTGGCCCACCTTCCCGCAATAACTTTTCCTCCCTCGATCTTTCATCTTCAAATCTCCTCGCCTTTCCCTCCGGTTCTTCCATTTCCATCGTTGATGCTCTTTCCCTCCAGTTAATCTCCACTTTTCCtctccctcctcctccttcttccacttcctctccttctctttcccCCTTCATCACTTCCGTACGCTTCACGCCTTCTCCTCTCAATCGCAACCTCCTCTCCACCGAACCTTCCTCCTCCCACCTCCTCCTCGCCGCCGCCGACCGCCATGGCCGTATTGCTCTCCTCGATTTCCGCCTCAAGTCCATTGTCCTCTGGCTCGAACCTGATCCCAATCCGAAATCTGGTATCCAAGACCTCTGCTGGATCCTCTCTCGTTCCGATTCATACGCCCTCGCTGCCATTTCTGGTCCTTCTTCTCTTTATCTCTACACCACCACCGGCGCCGCTTCCACTGCCACCGCTTCGAATTGTTGTTTCTTTAAGTACGATGCGTCGCCGGAGTTTTTGTCGTGCATTCGTCGTGATCCGTTTGATTCGCGGCATTTTTGTGTCATCGGACTTAAAGGATTTTTATTGTCGGTGAAAGTGCTCGCAGAGAGTGAGAATGACGTCATTTTAAAGGAATTTAAGATTCCGACGGATTATAGTGATTTGTTGAGGCTAGAGAAAGACGTAACGCCGAGCAGTGGTGGTGTGGGAGGATCCTTGGCGCCGGCATCGGCGGTTTTTCCGTTGTATAGTGTGAAAATGGCGTTTTCACCACAATGGAGGAATATTCTGTTTGTCACGTTTCCTAGGGAGCTTGTGGTTTTTGATTTGAAATACGAGACCGTGCTTTTTAGCGCTGCATTGCCTAGAGGCTGTGGGAAGTTTCTAGATGTTTTGCCGGATCCGAATAATGAATTGCTTTACTGCGCTCATCTTGATGGAAAGCTCAGTATTTGGCGGCGAAAAGA AGGAGAACAGGTGCATGTAATGTGTGCAATGGAGGAGTTGATGCCGTCAATTGGAACATCGGTCCCTTCTCCTTCAGTTCTAGCTGTTGCCATTTGTCAGTCAGAGTCTACGCTCCAACATGTTGCTAAGATTTGTTCTGATGCACCTGATTCTCCGTCGGCTGAGGTGGATTTTGACAATCCTTTTGATTTCTGTGATGATACTGTTGTTCACTCTACTACACATATGATCTCAATTTCTGATGATGGAAAAGTATGGAACTGGCTGTTAACTGCTGAAGGGACTGGAGACAATCATAAGGATACGGTTGCTGATTCCCGTGAAATTCCACTTATAGGGGACAATGCCAATGCTGTAGTTGTGACTGATGGACTTGGCAAAGAAGCAGGCAAGCAACAAGAGCTTGGGAATGGCAATAAAAACCGCCTCTCATCTACTTTGAGCCAGGATTTGTCGTTTAAG ATCAGTTTAGTTGGACAGCTGCAGCTTCTTTCTTCGACAGTTACTATGCTGGCTGTACCCTCTCCTTCTCTAATAGCTACTTTGGCCC GTGGGGGGAATTATCCTGCTGTAGCTGTTCCTCTGGTTGCTCTGGGTACTCAATCTGGGACAATTGATGTTGTTGATGTTTCTGCAAATGCTGTTGCAGCTAGTTTTTCAGTTCATAATAGTACGGTTAGGGGGTTACGATGGCTTGGAAATTCTAGACTTGTTTCATTTTCTTACAATCAG gtgaatgaaaaaaatggagGTTACAATAATCGGCTTGTTGTAACCTGTCTTAGAAGCGGTCTTAACAGACCATTTCGAGTTTTACAAAAGCCAGAACGTGCACCCATTAGAGCTCTACGAACTTCTTCATCTGGAAG gtatcttcttattttattcCGTGATGCACCGGTGGAGGTTTGGGCAATGACAAAAACTCCCATCATG CTTAGATCATTAGCTCTTCCATTTACGGTATTGGAATGGACTCTTCCAACAGTTCCTCGGCCAGTTCAAAATGGTCCTTCTAAACAAGTGTTGTGGTCATCGAAAGATCAAACGCCTGTAGCACAAGATGGAGCATCCACTGCAAAGGAACCTGCATCAGAATCCA CAGGAAGCTCAGATGCTTCTCAGGATGACACTGCTGAAAGTTTTGCATTTGCACTAGTAAATGGTGCTCTTGGAGTTTTTGAGGTTCATGGGCGGAGGATCCGGGATTTCAG ACCGAAATGGCCTTCATCTTCATTTGTGTCTTCTGATGGATTGATTACGGCCATGGCCTACCGCTTGCCTCATGTT GTCATGGGGGATAGGTCTGGGAACATACGGTGGTGGGATGTAACAACTGGGCattcttcatcatttaacaCTCACAGGGAAGGAATCAGGAGAATCAAATTCTCACCTGTTGTTCCTGGAGACCGCAGCCGAGGACTTATTGCTGTCCTTTTTTATGACAAtaccttttctatttttgaCCTT gaTTTGCCAGACCCGTTAGCTAATTCCCTTTTACAACCTCTATTTCCTGGAACCCTTGTGTTGGAACTCGATTGGTTGCCTCTGCGAACTAATAGAAATGACCCTCTGGTATTATGTATTGCTGGAGCTGATAGTAGCTTTCGCCTTGTTGAGGTTAACGT AAATGACAAAAAACTTGGCCTCCAACCCCGagctattaaagaaaaatttcagCCTATGCCTATATGCTCTCCCATACTGCTTCCCACACCACATGCACTG GCATTGCGGATGATCTTGCAATTAGGTGTCAAACCCTCTTGGTTTAACACTTGCAGCACAACTATTGACAAGAGGCCTCACTTAATTCCTGGAACTGCTTCATTCAAAGGGGATCTCCGGAATTACATAATTGATCTTCCACCTGTTGGTGACTCTGTGGTGCCAGAAATGCTCCTCAAAGTGTTAGATCCTTACAGGAGAGAAG GCTGCATACTTGATGATGAAACGGCTAGACTATATGCTATCGTAGTCAAGAAAGGCTGTGCTGCGAGGTTTGCATTTGCAGCTGCAATTTTTGGTGAAACCTCAGAAGCACTATTCTGGTTGCAGTTGCCTCGTGCTCTTAAACATTTGATGGATAAGCTAGTTACGAAGTCAACACAGAAAGCACCTGTCTCAGCATCAACCCCAGAGCTTGATGACGTGACTATGCTGAACAGAATTTCATCAAAGGGGAGGTCGGTAATTGGGACTGAGAAAAAGGATCCATTG AGTGAAGGTCAACTTAGATCAATGGCTTTCCAGAAAGAAGAACTATGGGAAAGTGCTTGTGAGCGCATTCCTTGGCATGAGAAATTGGAGGGAGAAGAGGCTATTCAGAATCGAGTACATGA GCTCGTTTCTATTGGAAACTTAGAAGCAGCAGTCAGCTTGTTGCTTTCTACTTCTCCTGAGAGCTCTTATTTCTATGTAAATGCTCTACGTGCAGTCGCTCTCTCGTCTGCTGTGTCAAGGTCTCTTCATGAGCTTGCAGTTAAG GTTGTTGCAGCCAACATGGTCCAGACAGACAGATCATTGTCTGGCACTCATCTTCTTTGTGCTGTTGGAAGGTATCAAGAGGCTTGTTCACAG TTGCAAGATGCAGGATGCTGGACGGATGCTGCAACTTTGGCGGCTACACATTTAAGTGGATCTGATTATGCTAG GGTGTTGTTAAGATGGGCCAACCATGTCCTCCATGCCGAACACAACATCTGGAG GGCTCTTATTCTTTATGTTGCAGCTGGTGCATTGCAAGATGCCCTAGCAGCACTCCGGGAAACACAACAACCTGATACAGCTGCCATGTTCATACTTGCTTGCCATGAAGGCCATGCacaatttatatcaaatttaggaAATTCAGATGACGAATCAGGGTCTTCAATCAAGGATACTCTCGTTGGCTTGCCAGGGTTGAATCCAGAGAATGAAGATGTCATTGCAGTAGGTGAATATTATGGACAATACCAAAGAAAGTTGGTGCATCTGTGCATGGACTCCCAGCCATTTTCTGACTAA
- the LOC7459884 gene encoding uncharacterized protein LOC7459884 isoform X1: MSLSRSQPSTTTTDTILPGPPSRNNFSSLDLSSSNLLAFPSGSSISIVDALSLQLISTFPLPPPPSSTSSPSLSPFITSVRFTPSPLNRNLLSTEPSSSHLLLAAADRHGRIALLDFRLKSIVLWLEPDPNPKSGIQDLCWILSRSDSYALAAISGPSSLYLYTTTGAASTATASNCCFFKYDASPEFLSCIRRDPFDSRHFCVIGLKGFLLSVKVLAESENDVILKEFKIPTDYSDLLRLEKDVTPSSGGVGGSLAPASAVFPLYSVKMAFSPQWRNILFVTFPRELVVFDLKYETVLFSAALPRGCGKFLDVLPDPNNELLYCAHLDGKLSIWRRKEGEQVHVMCAMEELMPSIGTSVPSPSVLAVAICQSESTLQHVAKICSDAPDSPSAEVDFDNPFDFCDDTVVHSTTHMISISDDGKVWNWLLTAEGTGDNHKDTVADSREIPLIGDNANAVVVTDGLGKEAGKQQELGNGNKNRLSSTLSQDLSFKISLVGQLQLLSSTVTMLAVPSPSLIATLARGGNYPAVAVPLVALGTQSGTIDVVDVSANAVAASFSVHNSTVRGLRWLGNSRLVSFSYNQVNEKNGGYNNRLVVTCLRSGLNRPFRVLQKPERAPIRALRTSSSGRYLLILFRDAPVEVWAMTKTPIMLRSLALPFTVLEWTLPTVPRPVQNGPSKQVLWSSKDQTPVAQDGASTAKEPASESTAGSSDASQDDTAESFAFALVNGALGVFEVHGRRIRDFRPKWPSSSFVSSDGLITAMAYRLPHVVMGDRSGNIRWWDVTTGHSSSFNTHREGIRRIKFSPVVPGDRSRGLIAVLFYDNTFSIFDLDLPDPLANSLLQPLFPGTLVLELDWLPLRTNRNDPLVLCIAGADSSFRLVEVNVNDKKLGLQPRAIKEKFQPMPICSPILLPTPHALALRMILQLGVKPSWFNTCSTTIDKRPHLIPGTASFKGDLRNYIIDLPPVGDSVVPEMLLKVLDPYRREGCILDDETARLYAIVVKKGCAARFAFAAAIFGETSEALFWLQLPRALKHLMDKLVTKSTQKAPVSASTPELDDVTMLNRISSKGRSVIGTEKKDPLSEGQLRSMAFQKEELWESACERIPWHEKLEGEEAIQNRVHELVSIGNLEAAVSLLLSTSPESSYFYVNALRAVALSSAVSRSLHELAVKVVAANMVQTDRSLSGTHLLCAVGRYQEACSQLQDAGCWTDAATLAATHLSGSDYARVLLRWANHVLHAEHNIWRALILYVAAGALQDALAALRETQQPDTAAMFILACHEGHAQFISNLGNSDDESGSSIKDTLVGLPGLNPENEDVIAVGEYYGQYQRKLVHLCMDSQPFSD, encoded by the exons ATGTCCCTCTCTAGATCACAACCAAGCACCACCACAACTGATACAATCCTCCCTGGCCCACCTTCCCGCAATAACTTTTCCTCCCTCGATCTTTCATCTTCAAATCTCCTCGCCTTTCCCTCCGGTTCTTCCATTTCCATCGTTGATGCTCTTTCCCTCCAGTTAATCTCCACTTTTCCtctccctcctcctccttcttccacttcctctccttctctttcccCCTTCATCACTTCCGTACGCTTCACGCCTTCTCCTCTCAATCGCAACCTCCTCTCCACCGAACCTTCCTCCTCCCACCTCCTCCTCGCCGCCGCCGACCGCCATGGCCGTATTGCTCTCCTCGATTTCCGCCTCAAGTCCATTGTCCTCTGGCTCGAACCTGATCCCAATCCGAAATCTGGTATCCAAGACCTCTGCTGGATCCTCTCTCGTTCCGATTCATACGCCCTCGCTGCCATTTCTGGTCCTTCTTCTCTTTATCTCTACACCACCACCGGCGCCGCTTCCACTGCCACCGCTTCGAATTGTTGTTTCTTTAAGTACGATGCGTCGCCGGAGTTTTTGTCGTGCATTCGTCGTGATCCGTTTGATTCGCGGCATTTTTGTGTCATCGGACTTAAAGGATTTTTATTGTCGGTGAAAGTGCTCGCAGAGAGTGAGAATGACGTCATTTTAAAGGAATTTAAGATTCCGACGGATTATAGTGATTTGTTGAGGCTAGAGAAAGACGTAACGCCGAGCAGTGGTGGTGTGGGAGGATCCTTGGCGCCGGCATCGGCGGTTTTTCCGTTGTATAGTGTGAAAATGGCGTTTTCACCACAATGGAGGAATATTCTGTTTGTCACGTTTCCTAGGGAGCTTGTGGTTTTTGATTTGAAATACGAGACCGTGCTTTTTAGCGCTGCATTGCCTAGAGGCTGTGGGAAGTTTCTAGATGTTTTGCCGGATCCGAATAATGAATTGCTTTACTGCGCTCATCTTGATGGAAAGCTCAGTATTTGGCGGCGAAAAGA AGGAGAACAGGTGCATGTAATGTGTGCAATGGAGGAGTTGATGCCGTCAATTGGAACATCGGTCCCTTCTCCTTCAGTTCTAGCTGTTGCCATTTGTCAGTCAGAGTCTACGCTCCAACATGTTGCTAAGATTTGTTCTGATGCACCTGATTCTCCGTCGGCTGAGGTGGATTTTGACAATCCTTTTGATTTCTGTGATGATACTGTTGTTCACTCTACTACACATATGATCTCAATTTCTGATGATGGAAAAGTATGGAACTGGCTGTTAACTGCTGAAGGGACTGGAGACAATCATAAGGATACGGTTGCTGATTCCCGTGAAATTCCACTTATAGGGGACAATGCCAATGCTGTAGTTGTGACTGATGGACTTGGCAAAGAAGCAGGCAAGCAACAAGAGCTTGGGAATGGCAATAAAAACCGCCTCTCATCTACTTTGAGCCAGGATTTGTCGTTTAAG ATCAGTTTAGTTGGACAGCTGCAGCTTCTTTCTTCGACAGTTACTATGCTGGCTGTACCCTCTCCTTCTCTAATAGCTACTTTGGCCC GTGGGGGGAATTATCCTGCTGTAGCTGTTCCTCTGGTTGCTCTGGGTACTCAATCTGGGACAATTGATGTTGTTGATGTTTCTGCAAATGCTGTTGCAGCTAGTTTTTCAGTTCATAATAGTACGGTTAGGGGGTTACGATGGCTTGGAAATTCTAGACTTGTTTCATTTTCTTACAATCAG gtgaatgaaaaaaatggagGTTACAATAATCGGCTTGTTGTAACCTGTCTTAGAAGCGGTCTTAACAGACCATTTCGAGTTTTACAAAAGCCAGAACGTGCACCCATTAGAGCTCTACGAACTTCTTCATCTGGAAG gtatcttcttattttattcCGTGATGCACCGGTGGAGGTTTGGGCAATGACAAAAACTCCCATCATG CTTAGATCATTAGCTCTTCCATTTACGGTATTGGAATGGACTCTTCCAACAGTTCCTCGGCCAGTTCAAAATGGTCCTTCTAAACAAGTGTTGTGGTCATCGAAAGATCAAACGCCTGTAGCACAAGATGGAGCATCCACTGCAAAGGAACCTGCATCAGAATCCA CAGCAGGAAGCTCAGATGCTTCTCAGGATGACACTGCTGAAAGTTTTGCATTTGCACTAGTAAATGGTGCTCTTGGAGTTTTTGAGGTTCATGGGCGGAGGATCCGGGATTTCAG ACCGAAATGGCCTTCATCTTCATTTGTGTCTTCTGATGGATTGATTACGGCCATGGCCTACCGCTTGCCTCATGTT GTCATGGGGGATAGGTCTGGGAACATACGGTGGTGGGATGTAACAACTGGGCattcttcatcatttaacaCTCACAGGGAAGGAATCAGGAGAATCAAATTCTCACCTGTTGTTCCTGGAGACCGCAGCCGAGGACTTATTGCTGTCCTTTTTTATGACAAtaccttttctatttttgaCCTT gaTTTGCCAGACCCGTTAGCTAATTCCCTTTTACAACCTCTATTTCCTGGAACCCTTGTGTTGGAACTCGATTGGTTGCCTCTGCGAACTAATAGAAATGACCCTCTGGTATTATGTATTGCTGGAGCTGATAGTAGCTTTCGCCTTGTTGAGGTTAACGT AAATGACAAAAAACTTGGCCTCCAACCCCGagctattaaagaaaaatttcagCCTATGCCTATATGCTCTCCCATACTGCTTCCCACACCACATGCACTG GCATTGCGGATGATCTTGCAATTAGGTGTCAAACCCTCTTGGTTTAACACTTGCAGCACAACTATTGACAAGAGGCCTCACTTAATTCCTGGAACTGCTTCATTCAAAGGGGATCTCCGGAATTACATAATTGATCTTCCACCTGTTGGTGACTCTGTGGTGCCAGAAATGCTCCTCAAAGTGTTAGATCCTTACAGGAGAGAAG GCTGCATACTTGATGATGAAACGGCTAGACTATATGCTATCGTAGTCAAGAAAGGCTGTGCTGCGAGGTTTGCATTTGCAGCTGCAATTTTTGGTGAAACCTCAGAAGCACTATTCTGGTTGCAGTTGCCTCGTGCTCTTAAACATTTGATGGATAAGCTAGTTACGAAGTCAACACAGAAAGCACCTGTCTCAGCATCAACCCCAGAGCTTGATGACGTGACTATGCTGAACAGAATTTCATCAAAGGGGAGGTCGGTAATTGGGACTGAGAAAAAGGATCCATTG AGTGAAGGTCAACTTAGATCAATGGCTTTCCAGAAAGAAGAACTATGGGAAAGTGCTTGTGAGCGCATTCCTTGGCATGAGAAATTGGAGGGAGAAGAGGCTATTCAGAATCGAGTACATGA GCTCGTTTCTATTGGAAACTTAGAAGCAGCAGTCAGCTTGTTGCTTTCTACTTCTCCTGAGAGCTCTTATTTCTATGTAAATGCTCTACGTGCAGTCGCTCTCTCGTCTGCTGTGTCAAGGTCTCTTCATGAGCTTGCAGTTAAG GTTGTTGCAGCCAACATGGTCCAGACAGACAGATCATTGTCTGGCACTCATCTTCTTTGTGCTGTTGGAAGGTATCAAGAGGCTTGTTCACAG TTGCAAGATGCAGGATGCTGGACGGATGCTGCAACTTTGGCGGCTACACATTTAAGTGGATCTGATTATGCTAG GGTGTTGTTAAGATGGGCCAACCATGTCCTCCATGCCGAACACAACATCTGGAG GGCTCTTATTCTTTATGTTGCAGCTGGTGCATTGCAAGATGCCCTAGCAGCACTCCGGGAAACACAACAACCTGATACAGCTGCCATGTTCATACTTGCTTGCCATGAAGGCCATGCacaatttatatcaaatttaggaAATTCAGATGACGAATCAGGGTCTTCAATCAAGGATACTCTCGTTGGCTTGCCAGGGTTGAATCCAGAGAATGAAGATGTCATTGCAGTAGGTGAATATTATGGACAATACCAAAGAAAGTTGGTGCATCTGTGCATGGACTCCCAGCCATTTTCTGACTAA
- the LOC7459885 gene encoding uncharacterized protein LOC7459885 encodes MPRPGPRPYECVRRAWHSDRHKPIRGSMIGQILRMAYDTHSAATKGNREWQDKLLLVVYRAEEIMYSKANSEAEYVSQDTLWDRVNDAVNTIIRRDESTETGDLLPPCIEAALNLGCKVERASRSQRHNNPRSYLSPRTQEPASVAPRAVDRTHDEQGPRLMPIHSINPLNFAARATTIVNPNLPVSESSHRLAESSNAAPPHSCPILYENIPPGSDQLTTKEADMHQNFGSVYPLFYGDQYQIEASDMVSEVSTRMNSNTILVGKPIGTSVAAQGISASCRQFSHVPVLKLVP; translated from the exons ATGCCAAGGCCAGGGCCAAGGCCTTATGAGTGTGTGAGAAGAGCATGGCATAGTGATAGACACAAACCCATTAGAGGTTCCATGATTGGACAAATTTTAAG GATGGCCTATGACACTCACAGTGCTGCAACTAAAGGGAATAGGGAGTGGCAAGATAAGCTTCTTCTTGTGGTTTACAGGGCTGAGGAAATCATGTACTCCAAAGCCAACTCTGAG GCCGAGTATGTGAGCCAAGACACTTTATGGGACAGAGTAAACGATGCCGTTAATACCATTATAAGGAGAGATGAGAGCACTGAAACTGGAGATCTTTTGCCTCCTTGTATTGAAG CTGCCCTTAATTTGGGATGCAAAGTGGAGAGAGCTTCGAGAAGCCAACGACACAACAATCCCAGGAGCTACCTCAGCCCAAGAACGCAAGAACCGGCATCTGTAGCTCCTAGAGCTGTAGATAGAACTCATGATGAGCAAGGCCCTCGGCTAATGCCAATTCACTCGATCAATCCATTGAACTTTGCTGCAAGAGCCACCACAATTGTGAATCCAAATCTTCCTGTTTCAGAGTCTAGTCATCGTCTGGCTGAGAGTAGTAATGCTGCTCCTCCTCACAGTTGCCCTATCTTGTATGAGAATATCCCTCCTGGCAGTGATCAGTTGACTACCAAGGAAGCCGACATGCATCAGAACTTTGGTTCAGTTTATCCCTTGTTTTATGGAGATCAATATCAAATAGAAGCATCTGATATGGTCTCCGAAGTTTCGACAAGGATGAACTCCAACACTATACTTGTGGGTAAACCTATTGGTACATCAGTAGCTGCGCAAGGGATATCGGCGTCTTGCAGACAGTTTTCTCATGTTCCAGTGCTGAAGTTGGTTCCATGA